A stretch of the candidate division KSB1 bacterium genome encodes the following:
- a CDS encoding DUF1207 domain-containing protein: MARSYKWGNLYGGGHWLYNTIPKVKSIYLQVGSTFHLRKAFKNKYLPYISIDLQYQGSREYSLNQNYQIGYRLYQKGSREFRLASSYYSGFSIFGQDFDFREQFYSVGFFIDY; encoded by the coding sequence TTGGCCCGAAGTTATAAATGGGGCAATCTCTATGGTGGCGGTCACTGGCTCTACAATACAATTCCAAAAGTAAAATCTATATATTTACAAGTTGGCAGTACATTCCATTTACGTAAAGCATTCAAGAATAAATATCTTCCTTATATTAGCATAGATCTTCAGTATCAAGGATCTCGGGAATATAGTTTGAATCAAAATTATCAAATTGGCTATAGACTGTATCAAAAAGGATCTAGGGAGTTCCGATTGGCATCGAGTTATTACTCAGGTTTTAGCATTTTTGGACAAGATTTTGATTTTCGTGAGCAGTTTTATTCGGTTGGATTTTTTATCGATTATTAA